The following is a genomic window from Phaseolus vulgaris cultivar G19833 chromosome 6, P. vulgaris v2.0, whole genome shotgun sequence.
AGTCTGATTCTACTTTGGCTGCTGGGTTGCTTCGGATGCACTTCCACGATTGCTTTGTGCAAGGCTGTGACGGTTCTGTTCTCATTTCCGGCGCCAACACTGAGAAAACAGCCTTTGCCAACCTTGGTTTAAGAGGTTTTGAGGTTGTCGATGATGCAAAGACGCAGCTCGAGGCCGCATGCCCCGGTGTCGTGTCTTGTGCTGATATCCTTGCCCTTGCTGCTCGTGATTCCGTTGTTCTGGTAATTATAATTCACTCAAATTCTATGCATGCTTCAGCAATTTCTGCGCTATAAATAATTAACATCAAGTTGATGAGAGTATAGTTTAtagtttataattaaaaattgacGTTTTTGCATGCAGAGTGGTGGACTGAGCTATCAGGTTCCTACTGGACGAAGAGATGGACGCATATCACAGGCTTCTGACGTGAGCAACTTGCCTGCACCTTTTGACTCTGTTGATGTTCAGAAACAAAAGTTCACAGCCAAGGGCCTCAACACTCAGGACCTCGTCACCCTTCTTGGTAATCTAATCACACTCCACTTGTTATGATTACACACTTcaaatcaatgaatattatcataattaatatttcaaaatccAACTCATGTGGTGGTCacgtatatataatatataatatataatagtatCACGGTTACTTTCTGACAGAATAAGCATAGTTTATAGTTGACTCTTCAAGCCACTTTTTATCACACTTTCTTATTATTATCTAATACCCTCATTAGAATAACATCTTTTTCTGTCTTCTTTTTCATCATTTTCACATTGTTTGAGGAAAAACAAAACTAAACTATGCTTTCCAATGGATATAAATAAAACGGTGCAGTATATATGATAAGTGCCGTGGAAAAATGCAATACTCAAAACTTAATGTAACTATAActtttatatatgaaaaaacaATTATGTTGTGAGATTAAGATGTGTTCACTATAGAGATTTGAATTATATTGAATTTGGTGATTTAGGTGCACATACCATTGGAACTACAGCTTGCCAGTTTTTCAGTAACAGATTATACAACTTCACTGCAAATGGTCCTGATCCTTCTATCGACCCTTCATTTCTTCCAACACTACAATCACTGTGCCCACAAAACGGTGACGGTTCAACCCGAGTTGCCCTAGACACGGGTAGTCAAAAACTATTTGATTTATCTTACTATAACAATTTGAGGAAAGGACGTGGAATTCTGCAATCTGATCAAGCGCTTTGGAGCGATGATTCGACACAGAAAGTTGTGCAGAGGTACTTGGGCTTAATAAGAGGGTTGCTTGGATTAAAATTCAACGTGGAGTTTGGAAATGCTATGGTGAAGATGGGTAACATTGAGTTGAAGACTGGTACCGATGGTGAAATTCGCAAGATATGTTCTGCCATCAACTAGCCACTTCAATCAACTAATTAATTACTCATGAAAGTGATTTATGTCTCTGTTATCGTCTTATGCAAGTCAAGTATATCATCAAGAATTGATCTTTGGCTAGCCAACTATTTTCATCTTGGAAGTGTAAATGTTACAGAATATTAATGTCATGCCATagtttctttaaataatttcttaagTTTAAATCTCGTAAATacaaataatactttttttattaataaaaaaaatatgatccaTTTAAAGGGTGATTCAATCTTATCTAGAACATAAAAACATATACtcctactacaagaaaatcatgaaatagaaactaatttttagagagcaaaataattagttgcaatagtaactaaattagaaaccattttagaaactatataaaaaattagtttctaaattagtttctattattgttatagtttctaaatttgtatctaattaacaaccaaggttttacctaccaattatttagtttctaaatttggtctctaaaaccttgaaactatttaacaatattataatctaatttagaaaccaattttttttttaatttctaaaatgatctctaatttagttactattacaactaattattttgctctctaaaaattggtttttatttcatgattttcttgtagtgtttcaCGAGGAACGTAATAATCTCACGAGAATTGCCgataaattaaatgttaaaactAATTAATTCGAGAgcttaatatattaatatcaaAACTAacgaaaaatgttttatttcaaaaatatttacaatttttgtAAATTAGAAAATAACTTCAAAATTACTAAttcaaaaacactttaatcCTTTTTCTATACTGAAATTTAAgcctttattttttgtttccaaattgtaaaaaaaattcgCAGCTAATACTCTATACAGACATTTGGGGTTCTATCTGTAAGATAACTATGGTCTGCAATTATGATGTTAAATTATATTCAATGAGCCAAATCCAATAACTATGACAGCTTCTGTCATTGAATTTGTCTACAAGAAAATGAAAGCTAATATGTATTATTTAAACCTACAGAATTGCACGATCTTCATAGTTTTTCTTTGAGGTTTTCTCCACCAACATCTGCATTAATTCCAAACAACATTATAGAATAAGAAATTAATTTCCACCAAAATATTAAGTCTCTTACCTGAAATAATGGAC
Proteins encoded in this region:
- the LOC137832805 gene encoding cationic peroxidase 2-like, with protein sequence MEARSFYSLLFLLLGLASVNSVHGQGTRQGFYSSSCPRAESIVKSTVQSHVKSDSTLAAGLLRMHFHDCFVQGCDGSVLISGANTEKTAFANLGLRGFEVVDDAKTQLEAACPGVVSCADILALAARDSVVLSGGLSYQVPTGRRDGRISQASDVSNLPAPFDSVDVQKQKFTAKGLNTQDLVTLLGAHTIGTTACQFFSNRLYNFTANGPDPSIDPSFLPTLQSLCPQNGDGSTRVALDTGSQKLFDLSYYNNLRKGRGILQSDQALWSDDSTQKVVQRYLGLIRGLLGLKFNVEFGNAMVKMGNIELKTGTDGEIRKICSAIN